Below is a genomic region from Citrobacter europaeus.
ACGCCACGACACTATCGGTATTGACCTCGTCGCAATGTGCGTCAACGACCTCGTCGTTCAGGGCGCTGAGCCGCTGTTTTTCCTCGACTACTATGCGACCGGCAAACTGGATGTGGATACCGCAGCCAGCGTCATTAACGGTATTGCCGAAGGTTGTCTGCAGTCTGGCTGCGCGCTGGTTGGCGGGGAAACGGCTGAAATGCCGGGGATGTACCACGGCGAAGATTACGACGTGGCAGGCTTCTGCGTTGGCGTCGTCGAGAAATCAGAGATTATCGACGGTTCAAAAGTGGCTGACGGCGACGTATTGATTGCGCTCGGCTCCAGCGGCCCGCACTCCAACGGTTACTCTCTGGTGCGTAAAATTGTTGAAGTCAGCGGTTGTGACCCGGAAACCACCGAGCTTGAAGGCAAGTCGCTGGCCGATCACTTGCTGGCCCCGACCCGCATTTACGTAAAATCCATTCTGGAACTGATTGAGAAGGTTGATGTGCATGCCATCGCCCACCTGACCGGCGGCGGCTTCTGGGAAAATATTCCACGCGTTCTGCCGGACAACACGCAGGCGGTGATCGACGAATCGTCATGGCAGTGGCCAGCTGTTTTCAACTGGCTGCAAACGGCGGGTAACGTCAGCCAGCATGAGATGTATCGCACCTTTAACTGCGGCGTAGGTATGGTAATCGCCCTGCCAGCTCCGGAAGTGGACAAAGCCCTTGCTTTGCTCAATGAGAAAGGTGAAAACGCATGGAAAATCGGTATCATCAAAGCTTCTGATTCCGAACAGCGTGTGGTCATTGAATGAAAAACATTGTGGTGCTCATTTCCGGCAACGGAAGCAATTTGCAGGCGATAATAGACGCCTGCGAACAGAAAAAAATCAATGGCACCATACGTGCAGTATTCAGTAACAAGGCCGATGCGTTCGGCCTTGAGCGCGCACGCGAAGCGAATATTCCGGCGCACTCGCTGGAAGCCGCCCAGTTTGCCAGTCGCGAAGCATTCGACCGCCAGTTGATTCAAGAGATTGACGCCTATGCGCCCGATGTCGTCGTGTTGGCCGGTTATATGCGCATTCTCAGCCCGGCGTTTGTCGCTCACTATTCTGAGCGATTGCTGAATATCCATCCGTCTTTATTGCCGAAATATCCCGGCCTGCACACGCACCGTCAGGTTCTGGAAAACGGTGATGAAGAGCATGGAACTTCCGTCCATTTTGTCACCGATGAACTGGACGGCGGACCGGTTATTCTCCAGGCCAAGGTTCCGGTATTTGAAGGCGACAGCGAAGATGA
It encodes:
- the purM gene encoding phosphoribosylformylglycinamidine cyclo-ligase, with the protein product MTDKTSLSYKDAGVDIDAGNALVDRIKGVVKKTRRPEVMGGLGGFGALCALPQKYREPVLVSGTDGVGTKLRLAMDLKRHDTIGIDLVAMCVNDLVVQGAEPLFFLDYYATGKLDVDTAASVINGIAEGCLQSGCALVGGETAEMPGMYHGEDYDVAGFCVGVVEKSEIIDGSKVADGDVLIALGSSGPHSNGYSLVRKIVEVSGCDPETTELEGKSLADHLLAPTRIYVKSILELIEKVDVHAIAHLTGGGFWENIPRVLPDNTQAVIDESSWQWPAVFNWLQTAGNVSQHEMYRTFNCGVGMVIALPAPEVDKALALLNEKGENAWKIGIIKASDSEQRVVIE
- the purN gene encoding phosphoribosylglycinamide formyltransferase → MKNIVVLISGNGSNLQAIIDACEQKKINGTIRAVFSNKADAFGLERAREANIPAHSLEAAQFASREAFDRQLIQEIDAYAPDVVVLAGYMRILSPAFVAHYSERLLNIHPSLLPKYPGLHTHRQVLENGDEEHGTSVHFVTDELDGGPVILQAKVPVFEGDSEDDVTARVQAQEHTIYPLVVSWFTDGRLKMRDNAAWLDGVCLPPQGYAADE